The following proteins are encoded in a genomic region of Spirosoma sp. SC4-14:
- a CDS encoding NAD-dependent succinate-semialdehyde dehydrogenase yields the protein MFTAINPYNQRKLKTYRADTTAGIERKLKQADRAFADWSALLLSDRTAYLRKVGNYLHTNKQRYGELITAEMGKTLQEAISEVEKCAITCTFYADHAEAFLADEVIESDAAHSYITYQPLGAVLAIMPWNFPFWQAMRFAVPGLIAGNVGLLKHAPNVPGCALAIEEIFRESGLPDGVFQTLLVDVPVVETLLKDQRVKAVTLTGSGRAGASVASIAGRQIKKSVLELGGSDALVVLADADLEKAAETAVKSRMQNAGQSCIAAKRFIVDKKIKKSFTELVMHHIQQIRQGDPMNEATTMGPMARLDLADNIEQQYRQSIVKGAKPLTSGALQRSGCNVEPMLLDKVKPGMPAFDEETFGPLAVLIDAKDEVDAIRLANQSDFGLGSAIWTQDQEKGDYLARQIQAGSVFINGLMRSDARVPFGGIKTSGFGRELSEAGIKEFVNMKTVWIEKS from the coding sequence ATGTTTACCGCTATAAATCCCTATAACCAGCGTAAACTTAAAACCTATCGGGCCGATACGACCGCTGGTATTGAACGTAAGCTTAAACAAGCCGACCGGGCTTTTGCCGACTGGTCGGCTTTGTTGTTGTCAGATCGCACGGCTTATCTGCGTAAAGTCGGCAACTACTTACACACGAACAAACAGCGTTATGGTGAGCTAATAACCGCCGAAATGGGCAAAACCCTTCAGGAAGCTATCTCCGAAGTCGAAAAATGCGCCATTACCTGCACTTTTTATGCCGATCATGCCGAAGCCTTTCTGGCCGATGAAGTTATTGAGTCAGATGCGGCTCATAGCTACATTACTTATCAGCCGCTGGGCGCTGTGCTGGCTATTATGCCCTGGAACTTCCCCTTCTGGCAGGCAATGCGTTTTGCGGTTCCGGGTCTGATTGCCGGTAATGTTGGCTTACTCAAACATGCTCCTAATGTGCCGGGTTGTGCGCTGGCCATCGAAGAAATCTTTCGGGAATCGGGCCTGCCCGATGGCGTTTTTCAAACCTTGCTGGTCGACGTACCGGTTGTTGAAACATTATTGAAAGACCAGCGGGTAAAAGCCGTCACGCTGACGGGTAGCGGACGTGCTGGTGCATCGGTAGCGTCGATTGCCGGTAGGCAAATTAAAAAATCAGTGCTGGAGCTTGGCGGCTCCGACGCGCTCGTTGTTCTGGCCGATGCCGACCTGGAAAAAGCCGCCGAGACCGCCGTAAAATCCCGAATGCAGAATGCAGGGCAGAGTTGCATTGCCGCCAAACGCTTCATTGTCGATAAGAAAATCAAGAAGTCTTTTACAGAACTGGTGATGCACCATATTCAGCAAATCAGACAGGGTGACCCAATGAACGAGGCCACGACAATGGGCCCGATGGCCCGGCTCGATCTGGCCGACAACATCGAACAGCAGTACCGCCAAAGCATTGTCAAAGGGGCAAAGCCACTAACCTCTGGTGCACTTCAACGCTCAGGTTGCAATGTTGAGCCAATGCTGCTCGATAAGGTAAAGCCCGGTATGCCTGCCTTTGATGAAGAAACGTTTGGACCATTAGCGGTGCTGATCGATGCCAAAGACGAAGTCGATGCCATACGCCTGGCCAATCAGTCTGACTTTGGGCTTGGCTCAGCAATCTGGACTCAGGATCAGGAAAAGGGCGATTATTTGGCCCGGCAAATTCAGGCAGGTTCGGTATTCATCAATGGCCTGATGCGTTCCGACGCGCGAGTGCCGTTCGGTGGTATTAAAACATCCGGTTTTGGTCGCGAGCTTTCGGAAGCAGGTATCAAAGAGTTTGTTAACATGAAGACAGTATGGATTGAAAAGAGCTGA
- a CDS encoding DUF1059 domain-containing protein, with product MKTLHCRDAGFDCEGVIKASSEEEVLSQAAVHAQEVHGVTVTPELAGQLKELIREE from the coding sequence ATGAAAACACTCCATTGCCGAGACGCAGGATTCGATTGCGAAGGCGTTATTAAAGCTTCTTCGGAGGAGGAAGTATTGTCGCAGGCGGCTGTTCATGCCCAGGAAGTTCACGGCGTAACGGTCACTCCTGAGCTGGCAGGTCAGTTAAAAGAATTGATCCGGGAAGAATAA
- the treY gene encoding malto-oligosyltrehalose synthase gives MYNPVSTYRIQFNKEFDFSRLNELISYFKALGISTIYASPVFAAVPGSLHGYDDTDPTQLNPEIGTEEQFLAIRQQLREAGIGWLQDIVPNHMAYHSSNEWLMDMLEKGPLSRYANFFDTALISAFFHGRIQAPVITRPLDGALKNGEIKLCYEQMRFILEANWNKFPLKPGSYATVLKASDEVATNDIQQFLLQLDQLHHNEEPEAYALAWYELREQLAALQHTQSTANYIQKCIDTVNNDLTLLAQLASEQNYRFCPEPETRQEMSYRRFFTVNTLICLNMDDESVFLYTHSLLKKLLETDVVQGLRVDHVDGLFDPTRYLERLRQLAGNETYIVVEKILQATEPLPKWPIQGTSGYDFLALVNNVLTDQRSETAFHDYYHTLVGSDMALPDRIRYRKSFYLSQFMGGELNNLNQYFLDLNLADETALAELTAGELKLAIAELLVACPVYRYYGNTLPLDADETEAIRSLLDSIRENRPELNSALSLLENALLTKPLEGDASYTNRAMHFYKRLMQFSGPLMAKGVEDTLLYTYNRFVGHNEVGDSPERFGISLKTFHEAMQLRQQNWPLAQNATSTHDTKRGEDVRARLNVLTDLANEWLTEVQAWKQTNASLKQVGESGDLVPDANDEYLIYQNLLGAYPMPGQPDDNFAERFQDYVKKALQESKRHAVGWVVDDEYEEGVRQFIETLFDSNRPFWRRFDAFHQRIADFGIVNSLAQLVLKFMCPGVPDIYQGAEGWELSMVDPDNRRPVDFGQRQQWLTNLSARQQSNDQSVWPDLWQHRFDGRIKFWLTHKLLQERQQTASLFLQGDYIPLAVEGAYRDHILAFARQYNKVCYIVVVPLHSAQICQEQRADILGVDWQDTSVVLPATISTNWSNIISGGTGEGTKIPVKNVFTQVPVAVLRVG, from the coding sequence ATGTATAATCCAGTTTCCACATATCGTATTCAGTTTAATAAAGAGTTCGATTTTAGCCGGTTGAACGAACTCATTTCCTATTTCAAGGCACTGGGTATATCAACCATATATGCCTCGCCGGTTTTTGCGGCTGTTCCCGGAAGTCTTCATGGCTACGACGACACCGACCCTACCCAACTGAATCCGGAAATCGGGACTGAAGAACAGTTTCTGGCTATCCGGCAGCAATTGAGAGAGGCCGGTATAGGCTGGCTTCAGGATATTGTGCCCAACCATATGGCCTATCACTCCAGCAACGAATGGTTGATGGATATGCTGGAAAAAGGGCCATTGTCGCGCTATGCCAACTTTTTCGATACCGCTCTCATCAGTGCTTTTTTTCATGGCCGAATTCAGGCTCCCGTCATTACCCGACCATTGGATGGGGCGCTCAAAAACGGAGAAATAAAACTCTGCTACGAGCAGATGCGGTTCATACTGGAAGCAAACTGGAATAAATTTCCGTTAAAACCAGGTAGCTACGCTACGGTGTTGAAGGCTAGTGATGAGGTTGCTACCAACGATATTCAGCAGTTTTTACTTCAACTCGACCAACTCCATCATAACGAAGAACCCGAAGCTTATGCCCTTGCCTGGTATGAGCTTCGTGAACAACTGGCAGCTTTGCAGCATACGCAATCGACAGCAAACTATATTCAGAAATGCATCGATACGGTAAACAACGATCTGACTTTGTTGGCGCAACTTGCCAGTGAGCAAAATTATCGGTTTTGCCCAGAGCCCGAAACTCGGCAGGAAATGAGTTATCGGCGGTTTTTTACCGTCAATACGCTGATCTGCCTGAATATGGACGATGAGTCGGTGTTTTTATATACGCACTCGTTGCTTAAAAAATTACTCGAAACCGACGTTGTTCAGGGACTTCGTGTCGATCATGTCGACGGTTTATTCGATCCGACCCGCTATCTCGAACGATTACGCCAACTGGCTGGCAATGAGACATATATTGTTGTTGAGAAGATTTTGCAGGCTACGGAACCGCTGCCCAAATGGCCAATCCAGGGAACATCGGGCTACGATTTTCTGGCACTTGTCAATAATGTACTGACCGACCAGCGCAGCGAAACGGCTTTTCATGATTATTATCATACACTGGTTGGTAGCGATATGGCATTGCCCGATCGAATTCGCTATCGAAAGTCGTTCTACCTATCGCAGTTTATGGGGGGCGAACTGAACAATTTGAATCAGTATTTTCTCGATTTGAATCTGGCCGACGAAACCGCTTTGGCCGAGCTGACGGCTGGCGAACTGAAACTGGCTATTGCCGAACTACTGGTTGCCTGTCCGGTTTATCGGTACTATGGCAATACGCTTCCATTAGATGCCGACGAAACCGAAGCGATTCGTAGTTTGCTCGATAGTATTCGCGAAAATCGCCCTGAATTAAATTCGGCCCTTTCGTTATTAGAGAATGCGCTGTTGACGAAACCGCTGGAAGGCGATGCGTCGTACACAAATCGGGCGATGCATTTCTACAAACGACTGATGCAGTTTTCGGGCCCGCTTATGGCAAAAGGGGTAGAAGATACGTTGCTATACACCTACAACCGTTTTGTTGGGCATAATGAGGTTGGCGATTCGCCGGAGCGATTTGGCATATCGCTGAAAACCTTTCATGAGGCTATGCAGCTTCGTCAGCAAAACTGGCCACTGGCCCAAAATGCTACCTCAACGCATGATACCAAACGCGGAGAAGATGTTCGGGCGCGGCTCAATGTGCTCACCGATCTGGCTAACGAATGGCTGACCGAAGTGCAGGCCTGGAAACAGACGAATGCGTCGTTGAAGCAGGTAGGTGAATCGGGCGATCTTGTGCCTGATGCAAACGACGAGTATTTAATCTATCAGAATTTGCTCGGCGCGTATCCCATGCCCGGTCAGCCCGACGATAATTTTGCCGAACGGTTTCAGGATTATGTAAAAAAAGCACTTCAGGAATCGAAACGCCATGCCGTTGGCTGGGTCGTCGACGATGAATATGAAGAAGGGGTTCGTCAATTTATCGAGACGTTGTTCGACTCGAACCGTCCATTTTGGCGCCGTTTTGATGCTTTCCATCAGCGGATTGCCGATTTTGGCATCGTAAATTCATTGGCCCAGCTTGTTTTAAAGTTTATGTGTCCTGGCGTTCCCGACATTTATCAGGGGGCCGAAGGGTGGGAGTTAAGCATGGTTGATCCCGATAACCGGCGTCCGGTCGATTTTGGACAACGACAGCAGTGGCTGACAAATCTGAGCGCACGCCAGCAGTCGAATGATCAATCGGTCTGGCCCGATCTCTGGCAGCACCGGTTCGATGGTCGTATTAAATTCTGGCTGACACATAAACTGCTTCAGGAACGCCAGCAAACGGCTTCCCTTTTTTTGCAGGGCGATTATATTCCGCTGGCTGTTGAGGGGGCATACCGAGACCATATTCTGGCATTTGCCCGTCAGTACAATAAAGTCTGCTATATTGTGGTGGTTCCCTTACATTCGGCTCAAATTTGTCAGGAGCAGAGAGCCGATATACTGGGCGTTGACTGGCAGGATACAAGTGTTGTATTGCCTGCGACGATAAGCACTAACTGGAGCAATATTATATCGGGCGGAACCGGCGAAGGTACTAAAATCCCGGTGAAGAACGTGTTCACACAAGTGCCGGTTGCGGTGTTACGGGTGGGGTAA
- the treZ gene encoding malto-oligosyltrehalose trehalohydrolase, whose amino-acid sequence MNELFTSQRTLGVTFSDAGACVRVWAPLVENVALHHFGLNQIIPLQNEGSYWKTTTDLLKPDDRYTFVLNGKVERPDPASLAQPEGVHGPSQAVDTTAFVWTDAEWKNVPLEDYLIYELHTGTFTPEGTFAGIETKLDYLVELGINAIEIMPVAQFPGSRNWGYDGVCPYAVQKSYGGAAGLQKLVDACHRKGLAVVLDVVYNHMGPEGNYFTDFGPYFTSKYQTPWGQAINFDDNYSDSVRRYFIENLLMWFRDFHIDALRLDAAHAIHDNSDLHILREFKQYTNLLMTQTGRQHYLIIESDLNEPRFIRPIAADGYGMDAQWNDEFHHALRVTAGGERSGYYADYDGIRHLAKAYRDAYVYDGAYMPRRAKVVGKSTADHPGRQFIVFSQNHDQIGNRMLGERPAELVSFSMQKLMAGAVMSSPYLPMLFMGEEWGELNPFLYFVSHSDMALIEAVREGRKREFAAFHTTDEAPDPQDEQTFQKSKLQWDLLTKEPHQTLFRYYQALLALRKHSPLRHPNRETVAVIMDETQQTLQLLRQRPQQIADEVPIVCLMNFSTQPQLLTLPASREPWQKLLDSADPQWLGPVAAPSLVAGDASVFVQAESILIYKSSHV is encoded by the coding sequence ATGAACGAATTATTTACAAGTCAACGAACGCTGGGCGTAACGTTCTCCGATGCGGGAGCCTGCGTACGGGTCTGGGCGCCCCTGGTCGAAAATGTAGCCCTTCATCACTTTGGCCTGAATCAGATCATACCGCTTCAGAACGAAGGTAGTTACTGGAAAACAACAACAGATCTGCTCAAACCCGACGATCGATACACTTTTGTGCTGAACGGCAAAGTTGAACGGCCCGATCCGGCATCGCTGGCCCAGCCAGAGGGAGTTCATGGTCCATCGCAGGCTGTTGATACAACGGCTTTTGTATGGACTGATGCCGAATGGAAAAACGTACCACTGGAAGATTATCTCATCTATGAGCTTCATACAGGCACGTTTACACCCGAAGGTACTTTTGCCGGCATCGAAACCAAACTGGATTATTTGGTCGAACTGGGTATTAATGCGATCGAAATTATGCCGGTGGCTCAGTTTCCGGGTAGCCGAAACTGGGGTTACGATGGTGTTTGTCCGTATGCGGTGCAGAAATCCTATGGAGGGGCGGCTGGGTTGCAGAAATTAGTGGATGCCTGCCATCGGAAAGGATTGGCCGTTGTGCTCGATGTGGTCTATAATCACATGGGACCCGAAGGGAATTATTTTACGGATTTTGGACCGTATTTCACCAGCAAATACCAGACGCCCTGGGGACAGGCCATCAACTTCGACGATAATTATAGCGATAGCGTTCGGCGGTATTTTATCGAAAATCTGTTGATGTGGTTCCGCGATTTTCATATCGATGCGCTGCGGCTCGATGCCGCCCATGCTATCCACGATAACAGCGATTTGCATATTCTGCGCGAGTTTAAGCAGTATACGAACCTGCTCATGACGCAAACAGGTCGGCAGCATTATCTGATTATTGAATCGGATCTGAACGAACCACGTTTCATTCGGCCAATTGCTGCCGATGGCTATGGCATGGATGCCCAATGGAACGATGAGTTTCATCACGCTCTTCGCGTTACGGCTGGCGGAGAACGTAGCGGTTATTATGCCGATTATGATGGTATCCGTCACCTGGCTAAAGCCTATCGCGATGCCTATGTCTACGATGGAGCCTACATGCCCCGGCGCGCTAAAGTTGTCGGAAAATCGACGGCCGATCACCCCGGTCGGCAGTTTATCGTTTTTTCGCAGAATCACGATCAGATCGGTAACCGAATGCTGGGCGAGCGCCCGGCTGAGCTGGTTAGTTTTTCGATGCAGAAACTGATGGCCGGAGCCGTCATGAGTAGTCCATATCTGCCGATGTTGTTTATGGGCGAAGAGTGGGGAGAGCTCAATCCATTCCTGTATTTTGTGAGCCATTCCGACATGGCGCTGATTGAAGCCGTTCGGGAAGGACGTAAGCGGGAATTTGCGGCATTTCATACTACCGATGAGGCTCCCGATCCGCAGGATGAGCAAACGTTTCAGAAATCGAAACTCCAGTGGGATTTGCTGACGAAGGAGCCGCACCAAACGCTCTTTCGCTATTATCAGGCGCTGCTGGCTTTACGGAAACATTCGCCGTTGCGTCATCCAAACCGCGAAACGGTTGCGGTTATTATGGACGAAACCCAGCAAACACTTCAACTGTTGCGCCAACGGCCTCAACAGATTGCCGACGAAGTACCGATTGTATGCCTGATGAACTTTTCGACACAACCGCAGTTGCTAACGCTGCCTGCCAGCCGAGAACCCTGGCAAAAACTACTGGATTCTGCCGATCCGCAATGGCTTGGCCCCGTAGCGGCCCCGTCGCTGGTAGCGGGCGATGCCTCAGTATTTGTTCAGGCCGAATCCATTCTGATCTATAAAAGCTCGCATGTATAA
- a CDS encoding 7TM-DISM domain-containing protein, with product MSRQPVEVLPEGDEQIHLREKLAYFRDSLGTRLITDILQLTNTDAFQPVVTPVPNFGFVTGVQVAKPVWLRLRVQNPSALPQNWLVEVDFWCFDEIQLFVVDSQHRIISTSPVIGWKTPVAERLRHHRYYWFPFTIPQKQLVTAYVRIVKRRGTQIVPISLVRESAYEAMSQRNYLFWGGVLFTLAFVSVMSLIFFLITLDRVYSKYIFCLLGLIGFFVINDGFLNQFAFDAQFWLPRQNVYFLFPLILFYSQLTFVRTFLTLRRTPSHRWHTIGTVVLWSGLACLSTLVVERFTSFSSATELVLIRIFSVIYWLPMPVIVAYIVISIIRNYHRKEAWLYLVAVIPFYALNLGQVLANFGVMPTYVPVANFVYYALAALLEVLVLTFGLAYRYKMDRDQTERLIKERTVQQKRTYEAEVQTLAVKNSLLLEKERIARDLHDNVGAHLAFVVTNLTHISDQVEKQPKLNGRQWSDQLRTIVSYTREAVKLLRETIWAIHQESFTVEEFSDRLNQYINRYVQETDGLHVDVLVTGAPGQRLTSTQVLNLFRIVQEALNNVIKHAGATRAMVGMQVSAGGRIKLRVHDNGKGFTWANGAVSEQHYGLQNMKTRAEELGGTFRVFADEGTTVEVEI from the coding sequence TTGAGCCGCCAGCCAGTAGAGGTCTTGCCAGAGGGAGATGAGCAAATACATTTACGGGAAAAACTCGCCTATTTTCGGGACTCGCTGGGTACTCGGCTCATTACGGATATTCTACAGCTAACAAACACCGACGCTTTTCAACCGGTTGTAACGCCGGTGCCTAATTTTGGCTTTGTTACGGGTGTCCAGGTGGCTAAACCCGTCTGGTTGCGGTTGCGTGTCCAGAACCCATCAGCGCTGCCGCAGAACTGGTTAGTCGAAGTCGACTTTTGGTGCTTTGATGAAATTCAGCTTTTTGTTGTCGATAGTCAGCATCGAATTATTTCAACATCGCCCGTTATCGGCTGGAAAACGCCAGTTGCTGAGCGTCTTCGCCATCATCGATACTATTGGTTTCCGTTCACAATACCGCAAAAGCAACTGGTAACGGCTTACGTGCGAATAGTCAAACGACGTGGAACACAAATTGTACCCATCAGCCTGGTTCGTGAATCGGCTTACGAAGCCATGTCGCAAAGGAATTATCTGTTCTGGGGCGGGGTGCTGTTTACGCTGGCATTTGTATCGGTCATGAGCCTGATTTTTTTTCTGATAACGCTCGACCGGGTCTACTCAAAATACATTTTTTGTCTGCTGGGGCTCATTGGTTTTTTTGTAATCAACGATGGGTTTCTAAATCAGTTTGCGTTCGATGCGCAATTCTGGTTGCCCCGGCAGAACGTTTATTTCCTGTTTCCATTGATTTTATTTTATTCGCAGCTAACGTTTGTACGCACCTTCTTGACCTTACGGCGCACCCCTTCGCATCGATGGCATACAATCGGAACCGTTGTATTGTGGAGCGGACTTGCCTGTCTCTCAACGCTGGTTGTGGAGCGGTTTACATCGTTTTCGTCTGCAACGGAACTAGTTCTGATTCGCATCTTCTCCGTAATTTACTGGTTGCCCATGCCGGTTATTGTTGCGTATATAGTTATCAGTATTATTCGGAACTACCACCGGAAAGAAGCCTGGCTGTATCTGGTAGCGGTTATCCCATTCTATGCGCTGAATTTGGGACAGGTACTTGCCAATTTCGGGGTGATGCCTACTTATGTGCCCGTTGCAAATTTTGTTTATTATGCGCTGGCCGCTCTCCTGGAAGTGCTGGTGCTGACCTTTGGGCTGGCCTATCGCTACAAAATGGATCGTGACCAGACCGAACGATTGATAAAAGAACGAACTGTTCAGCAAAAACGGACCTACGAAGCCGAAGTACAAACACTGGCCGTAAAAAATAGTCTGCTGCTCGAAAAAGAGCGTATTGCCCGCGATCTCCACGACAATGTGGGTGCCCATCTGGCTTTTGTTGTTACTAACCTGACACACATCAGCGATCAGGTTGAAAAGCAGCCTAAACTCAATGGGCGCCAGTGGTCCGATCAGTTGCGGACCATCGTCAGCTACACGCGCGAAGCCGTGAAACTCCTGCGCGAAACGATCTGGGCCATTCATCAGGAAAGTTTTACGGTCGAAGAATTTTCGGATCGGCTTAATCAGTATATCAACCGATACGTTCAGGAAACCGATGGCCTGCATGTCGATGTGCTGGTTACCGGAGCACCAGGCCAACGACTAACCTCGACGCAGGTGCTGAACTTATTCCGAATCGTACAGGAAGCGCTTAATAATGTGATCAAGCATGCCGGTGCTACCCGCGCCATGGTTGGTATGCAGGTTAGTGCAGGCGGCCGCATCAAGCTGCGCGTTCATGACAACGGTAAAGGGTTTACCTGGGCAAACGGAGCCGTTTCGGAGCAGCATTATGGACTCCAGAACATGAAAACCCGTGCCGAAGAACTGGGTGGAACCTTTCGGGTATTTGCCGACGAGGGCACTACGGTTGAAGTGGAAATTTAG
- a CDS encoding alpha-amylase family glycosyl hydrolase, giving the protein MKIVLKFSAILIVYSTLIASAVAQQVLMQGFYYDIPKAQCGAAWADTMAAKASQLATSGFTHIWTPPFQGNGPNSGGYDPKDLYIGTNSTLTALGTKQTIVNMVSTFSSAGMQVVGDMVYNHRDGGSAENNDPVLDYIINHAGNTSNQGCYQYSYPSDRYRMILPIGGSSGNGTGNYYINISSRTNTYAGSQYMLYVTTNKIGGSRWSPVNAATVVAPEQSAAYAIQLGTNYQVTIDNNGDSDEFQVSLNTADFNATDTLFIQMININPGDITSYSNHRPWKIWYDPLGSSGNGSARDLADYTNVFAASGFNSNYKLRAQTFTNFCNLPGGEPCMNGSNFRPNWLGDPAADVNATCLGPAYSQQSMDYFYDYDHQNPDTKQKLIDWTIWSWDQVGIRGLRMDAIKHFPSSFVGDMLCAMHAAGKDPSLIVGEWYGQDPGLQGNWLNEVYSKLSSCGASGLNPKVFDFNLRDQLKKASDGGNGVSTSSDCNDSGSWDVRNIFTGSLHDGSGFSGNNVVTMLNNHDFRSSDPTYGDALVHDRADALNSYAYMLTNNQLGVPTIFWPDYYGYPSSVITWNGSSCVPQSYSYFPAWSQGGLKTEIDQLIGVLKTYINGSTGIDYLNKFGGPAINYFSGCYKRSLIYQNNATGSVGGKEVLNVINYGDQAMDVEIPVIQRNGVAIGVPFSNVAGTTSTPAPIVSSAGVLRVTVPAHSFGIWVQGAALPVTLVSFDAKALPQAVRLDWKSTAENEFSGYQLQRSSDAREFADLAWVSASTINEPTGTYSYLDNTAPVGVSVYYRLKMVDRDGSVTYSKIRSARIDPTALLTQLVPNPVHGAAQLTINNPIEQLITISITTATGQPIRQHTYPLKKGLNTVTVDGTLLAKGLYLVIVTDGVNRQTEKMIVE; this is encoded by the coding sequence ATGAAAATTGTCCTTAAATTTAGTGCCATACTGATCGTTTACTCAACGCTGATCGCATCGGCAGTTGCACAGCAGGTGCTGATGCAGGGGTTTTATTACGATATTCCTAAAGCACAATGCGGAGCCGCCTGGGCCGATACAATGGCTGCAAAAGCGTCGCAACTGGCCACGTCGGGGTTTACGCATATCTGGACTCCGCCGTTTCAGGGTAATGGGCCTAACAGTGGAGGGTATGATCCTAAAGATTTATATATCGGAACAAACAGTACCCTGACGGCTCTAGGAACGAAACAGACTATAGTGAATATGGTCTCGACTTTCAGCAGTGCCGGAATGCAGGTGGTGGGCGATATGGTGTACAATCACCGTGATGGTGGCTCGGCCGAAAACAACGATCCAGTACTGGACTATATCATCAATCATGCCGGAAATACCAGCAATCAGGGGTGTTACCAGTATTCGTATCCGTCGGATCGTTACCGGATGATTTTGCCCATTGGCGGTTCGAGCGGAAATGGCACCGGAAATTATTATATCAACATCAGTTCCCGAACCAATACTTATGCCGGAAGCCAGTATATGCTGTATGTAACAACCAATAAAATTGGGGGTTCTCGCTGGTCGCCGGTTAATGCCGCTACTGTTGTCGCTCCGGAGCAGAGTGCTGCCTATGCTATTCAGTTAGGAACAAATTACCAGGTAACGATCGACAACAACGGCGATTCGGATGAGTTTCAGGTATCGCTAAACACGGCCGATTTTAATGCGACCGATACGCTGTTTATTCAGATGATCAACATCAATCCGGGCGATATTACGTCCTATTCGAATCATCGTCCCTGGAAAATCTGGTATGACCCGCTGGGATCATCGGGCAATGGCTCGGCCCGCGATCTGGCCGATTATACTAATGTGTTTGCTGCGAGCGGTTTCAATTCAAATTATAAACTTCGGGCGCAAACGTTTACGAATTTCTGTAACCTGCCTGGTGGCGAGCCTTGCATGAACGGTAGTAATTTCCGGCCTAACTGGCTGGGCGATCCGGCGGCCGATGTTAATGCTACCTGTCTGGGGCCTGCCTATAGCCAGCAAAGCATGGATTATTTCTACGATTATGACCATCAGAATCCTGATACCAAACAAAAACTCATCGACTGGACAATCTGGAGTTGGGATCAGGTTGGCATTCGCGGCCTGCGGATGGATGCGATCAAGCACTTTCCGTCGTCGTTTGTTGGCGATATGTTATGCGCCATGCACGCAGCCGGTAAAGATCCGAGCCTGATTGTGGGCGAATGGTATGGGCAGGACCCTGGTTTGCAGGGCAACTGGCTCAATGAAGTATATAGCAAACTGAGTAGCTGCGGAGCCAGTGGGCTGAACCCTAAAGTGTTTGATTTTAACCTGCGCGATCAGCTTAAGAAGGCCAGCGATGGCGGCAACGGCGTTAGTACTTCGTCGGATTGTAACGACTCCGGGTCGTGGGATGTTCGTAATATTTTTACGGGGAGTCTGCATGATGGAAGTGGTTTTAGCGGTAATAATGTAGTTACAATGCTCAACAACCACGATTTTCGGAGTTCTGATCCTACCTACGGCGATGCGTTGGTACACGACCGGGCCGATGCACTCAATAGCTATGCCTATATGCTTACCAATAATCAGTTAGGAGTGCCTACCATCTTCTGGCCCGATTATTACGGTTACCCGTCCAGCGTCATTACCTGGAATGGTTCGTCCTGCGTACCGCAATCGTATAGTTATTTTCCTGCCTGGTCGCAGGGCGGATTAAAGACCGAAATCGATCAACTTATTGGTGTTCTGAAAACATACATCAACGGGTCAACGGGCATCGATTACCTCAATAAGTTTGGTGGGCCTGCCATTAACTATTTCAGTGGTTGTTATAAACGCTCGCTGATTTATCAGAACAATGCTACCGGGAGTGTGGGTGGTAAAGAAGTGTTGAACGTAATCAATTACGGCGATCAGGCTATGGATGTCGAAATACCGGTTATACAGCGTAATGGTGTAGCAATCGGGGTGCCTTTTTCTAACGTTGCCGGTACGACATCGACACCAGCACCCATCGTGTCGAGTGCTGGTGTACTGCGCGTAACAGTACCAGCCCATAGTTTCGGTATTTGGGTACAGGGAGCCGCTTTACCCGTAACGCTGGTTTCATTTGATGCGAAAGCATTGCCGCAAGCCGTGCGGCTGGACTGGAAATCGACTGCCGAAAACGAATTTTCGGGCTATCAGTTACAACGATCTTCCGATGCCCGCGAATTCGCTGATCTGGCCTGGGTGTCGGCCAGCACAATCAACGAACCGACTGGTACTTATAGCTATCTGGACAATACTGCGCCTGTTGGTGTATCGGTATACTATCGACTGAAAATGGTTGATCGGGACGGCAGTGTGACTTATTCTAAAATTCGGTCGGCCCGCATCGACCCAACGGCTTTGCTGACTCAGCTAGTACCAAATCCTGTGCATGGAGCAGCCCAACTGACCATCAACAATCCGATCGAGCAACTAATAACGATTAGCATTACAACTGCAACGGGTCAGCCTATTCGTCAGCATACCTACCCCCTGAAAAAAGGTCTCAATACCGTAACCGTCGATGGAACATTGCTGGCTAAGGGACTTTATCTGGTAATTGTAACGGATGGGGTTAATCGACAGACCGAAAAAATGATTGTTGAGTAA